In one window of Pseudomonas chlororaphis subsp. chlororaphis DNA:
- a CDS encoding energy transducer TonB family protein, giving the protein MITTRQKLTRYSGSLAIVLGVHAVAILLALNWSSPMPVELPPQAMMVELAPLPAPPPPAPPKVVTPPQPPAPVEELPLPKLAEAPKPTISVPKPVKPKPKPQPPKPVEKKPEPPKEKPSEEKPSDAPPTPTAAPSSAPAPGPSPAQIAAKESWQGTLLAHLAKYKKYPPGAQARGKEGLNRLRFVVDAQGNVLSYELVGRSGNADLDRATLEMIRRAQPLPKPPADMLNNGSIEIVAPFVYSLEKRRR; this is encoded by the coding sequence ATGATCACGACGCGCCAAAAACTGACGCGTTACAGCGGTAGCCTGGCCATCGTACTGGGGGTCCATGCGGTCGCGATCCTGCTCGCGCTCAACTGGAGCTCCCCCATGCCGGTCGAGCTGCCACCGCAGGCGATGATGGTCGAGCTGGCGCCGCTTCCGGCACCGCCTCCTCCCGCGCCGCCCAAGGTCGTGACGCCACCGCAGCCGCCGGCTCCGGTCGAAGAGTTGCCGCTGCCCAAACTCGCGGAAGCGCCGAAACCGACGATTTCCGTGCCCAAGCCGGTCAAACCCAAGCCCAAGCCTCAACCGCCCAAGCCGGTGGAGAAAAAGCCGGAACCGCCGAAGGAAAAGCCGAGCGAAGAGAAGCCTAGCGACGCTCCGCCGACGCCCACCGCGGCACCGTCCTCGGCACCTGCTCCGGGCCCGTCGCCGGCCCAGATCGCCGCCAAGGAAAGCTGGCAAGGCACGCTGCTGGCGCACCTGGCCAAGTACAAGAAGTACCCGCCGGGTGCCCAGGCGCGCGGCAAGGAAGGCCTGAACCGGCTGCGCTTCGTGGTCGACGCGCAAGGCAACGTGCTGTCCTATGAACTGGTAGGACGCTCGGGCAACGCCGATCTGGACCGGGCCACCCTGGAAATGATCCGCCGCGCCCAGCCGCTGCCCAAGCCACCGGCGGACATGCTCAACAACGGCTCGATCGAGATCGTCGCGCCCTTCGTTTACTCCCTGGAGAAACGTCGCCGCTGA